A window from Megalops cyprinoides isolate fMegCyp1 chromosome 8, fMegCyp1.pri, whole genome shotgun sequence encodes these proteins:
- the LOC118782419 gene encoding tropomyosin alpha-4 chain-like isoform X4, translating into MMAGSSVEAIKRKIKSLQDQADAAEEKAKILQRQLGLERKAREEAESDVASLTRRCQLMEEELDRAQERLAAVLQKLEEAEKAADESERGMKVIENRAAKDEERMELQEIQLKEAKHIAEEADRKYEEVARKLVIVEGDLERTEERADLLESKNAEFEEELKTVTNNLKSLESQAEKYLQKEDKYEEEIKVLTDKLKEAETRAEFAERSVTKLEKSVDDLEEKLAHAKEENLAMHQMLDQTLMELNNM; encoded by the exons ATGATGGCAGGATCATCCGTGGAAGccataaaaaggaaaattaagTCCTTGCAAGACCAGGCGGACGCTGCGGAAGAGAAAGCAAAGATACTCCAGCGACAGCTAGGGCTAGAGAGAAAAGCCAGAGAAGAA GCTGAGAGTGATGTCGCGTCTCTTACAAGACGATGCCAGCtgatggaggaggagctggaccgTGCCCAGGAGCGACTGGCTGCGGTCCTGCAGAAGCTGGAGGAAGCCGAGAAGGCCGCAGATGAGAGCGagag AGGCATGAAAGTTATTGAAAACCGAGCTGCCAAGGATGAAGAGCGGATGGAGTTGCAGGAGATCCAGCTAAAGGAGGCGAAGCACATCGCAGAGGAGGCGGATCGCAAATACGAGGAG gtggcACGTAAGCTTGTCATTGTTGAAGGTGATCTAGAGCGTACAGAGGAGCGTGCCGATCTGTTGGAAAG TAAGAATGCTGAGTTTGAGGAAGAGCTGAAAACTGTGACCAACAACCTGAAGTCCCTGGAGTCCCAGGCTGAGAAG TATTTGCAGAAGGAGGACAAGTATGAGGAGGAGATCAAAGTCCTTACCGATAAACTAAAGGAG GCTGAGACCCGTGCAGAGTTTGCAGAGAGATCAGTCACCAAGCTGGAGAAGTCTGTTGATGACTTGGAAG AGAAACTTGCACACGCTAAAGAAGAAAACCTCGCTATGCACCAGATGTTGGATCAGACTCTAATGGAATTAAACAATATGTGA
- the LOC118782419 gene encoding tropomyosin alpha-1 chain-like isoform X5 — protein MMAGSSVEAIKRKIKSLQDQADAAEEKAKILQRQLGLERKAREEAESDVASLTRRCQLMEEELDRAQERLAAVLQKLEEAEKAADESERGMKVIENRAAKDEERMELQEIQLKEAKHIAEEADRKYEEVARKLVIVEGDLERTEERADLLESKNAEFEEELKTVTNNLKSLESQAEKYLQKEDKYEEEIKVLTDKLKEAETRAEFAERSVTKLEKSVDDLEDRLYQQLEKNRLLSNELRLALNED, from the exons ATGATGGCAGGATCATCCGTGGAAGccataaaaaggaaaattaagTCCTTGCAAGACCAGGCGGACGCTGCGGAAGAGAAAGCAAAGATACTCCAGCGACAGCTAGGGCTAGAGAGAAAAGCCAGAGAAGAA GCTGAGAGTGATGTCGCGTCTCTTACAAGACGATGCCAGCtgatggaggaggagctggaccgTGCCCAGGAGCGACTGGCTGCGGTCCTGCAGAAGCTGGAGGAAGCCGAGAAGGCCGCAGATGAGAGCGagag AGGCATGAAAGTTATTGAAAACCGAGCTGCCAAGGATGAAGAGCGGATGGAGTTGCAGGAGATCCAGCTAAAGGAGGCGAAGCACATCGCAGAGGAGGCGGATCGCAAATACGAGGAG gtggcACGTAAGCTTGTCATTGTTGAAGGTGATCTAGAGCGTACAGAGGAGCGTGCCGATCTGTTGGAAAG TAAGAATGCTGAGTTTGAGGAAGAGCTGAAAACTGTGACCAACAACCTGAAGTCCCTGGAGTCCCAGGCTGAGAAG TATTTGCAGAAGGAGGACAAGTATGAGGAGGAGATCAAAGTCCTTACCGATAAACTAAAGGAG GCTGAGACCCGTGCAGAGTTTGCAGAGAGATCAGTCACCAAGCTGGAGAAGTCTGTTGATGACTTGGAAG ACCGGCTCTACCAGCAACTTGAGAAAAACCGCCTTCTCTCTAATGAACTAAGACTTGCCTTGAATGAGGATTAG